From Solidesulfovibrio carbinoliphilus subsp. oakridgensis, the proteins below share one genomic window:
- a CDS encoding Fur family transcriptional regulator — protein MDAPTDRLAAMVARLRERGHRISPQRLAILGHLVESPDHPTAETLYRRLLPRFPDLSLATVYKTIAALKACGEILELQFSGQDNRYDAACPTPHPHCICLACGAIADPPAPGVQAMAKALAEATGYAITSHRLDFYGLCPACRRKREQRQERE, from the coding sequence ATGGACGCACCGACCGACCGCCTGGCCGCCATGGTGGCCCGCCTGCGGGAGCGGGGGCATCGCATCTCGCCCCAGCGCCTGGCGATCCTGGGCCATCTGGTCGAAAGCCCGGACCATCCCACGGCAGAGACCCTGTACCGGCGGCTGCTGCCCCGCTTCCCGGACCTGAGCCTGGCCACGGTCTACAAGACCATCGCCGCCTTGAAGGCCTGCGGCGAAATCCTGGAACTGCAGTTCAGCGGCCAGGACAACCGCTACGACGCCGCCTGCCCGACGCCGCATCCCCACTGCATCTGCCTGGCCTGCGGGGCCATCGCCGATCCGCCCGCCCCGGGCGTCCAGGCCATGGCCAAGGCCCTGGCCGAGGCCACCGGCTACGCCATCACCTCCCACCGCCTGGATTTCTACGGCCTGTGCCCGGCCTGCCGCCGCAAACGCGAGCAGAGACAGGAGCGGGAGTAA
- a CDS encoding efflux RND transporter permease subunit, whose amino-acid sequence MVNFFIDRPVFSAVLSIIITLAGAVCIATLPIAQYPQIVPPTVQVAATYDGASAQVVEESVATPIEQEVNGAQDMLYMNSVSSNDGRMVLNVTFDISRDLDLATVDVQNRVALANSRLPSEVTRRGISVKKQSPDMLLVINLNSPDGSRDTLFLNNYAKINITDALARVPGVGNVAVFGERDYGMRVWLDPDKLARLGLTASDVANAVRQQNVQAPAGQIGMPPAPPGQEFQLTVQVKGRLIDPGEFADIIVRTGSGAEIVRIRDVGRVELGSQSYSAFTRLNGQPTCTIQVFQLPGANGLDVVKQIRAIMAEQAGYFPSGMAYTIPYDTTKFVTASIHEVIKTLFEAVLLVLIVVYVFLQNGRATLIPMLTVPVSLVGTFAFMQVFGFSINTLTLFGLVLAIGIVVDDAIVVVEAVQHKIDHGGLAPREATRAAMAEVAGPVIAISLVLISVFVPVAFMGGVTGRLYQQFALTLAVSVALSAICALTLSPALCALILRPAGQARGPLGAFFRGFNYVFDKTTNGYAAGVRAAIRLFVVTLVCLGAVVGGTYWLLKSVPTGFVPDEDQGYFIVNTILPEGASLERNDAVVRRMEETIAADPAVADVLSLGGYNLLTSTYSSYASALFVILKPWEERATPELSLDAAMNRARQFFAGIQEAMVMAFNPSPIPGLGTTGGFQFELQDRAGGQVGDLARVAYEFLDEARKEPAVTGLFTDFSVDVPQLFYNLDRDKVQTLGIPPSDVFEALQTYLGGLYVNDFNKFGRTYRVMLQAEPRFRRSPSDIERFYVRSATREMVPLSTLGQTTDIRGPEYIRRFNLFRTVEISGGTPPGFSSGQSLAAMAGLARSKLPLGYGYDWTGIAFQEVKAGSQSVFIFGLALVMVFLVLAAQYESWAVPFAVILAVPLAVFGAMAAQMWRGLDNNVYAQIGLVMLIGLAAKNAILIVEFAKMRREKGDTPAEAAVAASVLRFRPILMTSFAFILGVVPMLVATGAGAASRHALGTAVFGGMLAATILGVYFVPALYCFIQRTVDRLRGGGVE is encoded by the coding sequence ATGGTCAATTTCTTCATCGACCGGCCGGTTTTTTCCGCCGTCCTCTCCATCATCATCACCCTGGCCGGGGCCGTGTGCATCGCCACCCTGCCCATCGCCCAGTATCCGCAGATCGTGCCCCCCACCGTCCAGGTGGCCGCCACCTACGACGGGGCCAGCGCCCAAGTCGTGGAAGAGTCCGTGGCCACGCCCATCGAGCAGGAGGTCAACGGGGCCCAGGACATGCTCTACATGAACTCCGTCAGCTCCAACGACGGGCGCATGGTCCTAAACGTCACCTTCGACATCAGCCGCGACCTCGACCTGGCCACGGTCGACGTCCAAAACCGCGTGGCCCTGGCCAACTCCCGCCTGCCCTCGGAAGTGACCCGGCGCGGCATCTCGGTCAAAAAGCAGTCCCCGGACATGCTGCTGGTCATTAACCTCAACTCCCCGGACGGCAGCCGCGACACGCTGTTTTTAAACAACTACGCGAAAATCAACATCACCGACGCCCTGGCCCGGGTGCCCGGCGTCGGCAACGTGGCCGTCTTTGGCGAGCGCGACTACGGCATGCGCGTCTGGCTCGACCCGGACAAGCTGGCCCGCCTGGGCCTTACCGCCTCCGACGTGGCCAACGCCGTGCGCCAGCAAAACGTCCAGGCCCCGGCCGGCCAGATCGGCATGCCGCCGGCCCCGCCGGGCCAGGAGTTCCAGCTGACGGTCCAGGTCAAGGGCCGGCTGATCGACCCCGGGGAATTCGCCGACATCATCGTGCGCACGGGCTCGGGGGCCGAGATCGTGCGCATCCGCGACGTCGGCCGGGTGGAGCTCGGCAGCCAGAGCTACTCCGCCTTCACCCGCCTAAACGGCCAGCCCACCTGCACCATCCAGGTCTTCCAGCTCCCCGGGGCCAACGGCCTGGACGTGGTCAAGCAGATCCGGGCCATCATGGCCGAGCAGGCCGGCTACTTCCCCTCGGGCATGGCCTACACCATCCCCTACGACACCACCAAGTTCGTCACCGCCTCCATCCACGAGGTCATAAAAACCCTCTTCGAGGCCGTGCTCCTGGTCCTCATCGTGGTCTACGTGTTCCTGCAAAACGGCCGGGCCACGCTCATCCCCATGCTGACCGTGCCGGTCTCCCTGGTCGGCACCTTCGCCTTCATGCAGGTCTTCGGCTTCTCCATCAACACGCTGACCCTCTTCGGCCTGGTCCTGGCCATCGGCATCGTGGTCGACGACGCCATCGTGGTGGTCGAGGCCGTGCAGCACAAGATCGACCACGGCGGCCTGGCCCCGCGCGAGGCCACCCGGGCGGCCATGGCCGAGGTGGCGGGCCCGGTCATCGCCATCTCCCTGGTCCTCATCTCGGTCTTCGTGCCGGTCGCCTTCATGGGCGGGGTGACGGGCCGGCTCTACCAGCAGTTCGCCCTGACGCTCGCCGTCTCGGTCGCCCTGTCCGCCATCTGCGCCCTCACCCTCTCGCCGGCCCTGTGCGCGCTGATCCTGCGCCCGGCCGGCCAGGCCCGGGGGCCCCTTGGCGCCTTTTTCCGGGGATTCAACTATGTCTTCGACAAGACGACCAACGGCTACGCCGCCGGCGTGCGCGCCGCCATCCGCCTTTTCGTCGTCACCCTGGTCTGCCTCGGAGCCGTGGTCGGCGGCACCTACTGGCTCCTCAAATCCGTGCCCACGGGATTCGTGCCCGACGAGGACCAGGGCTATTTCATCGTCAACACCATCCTGCCCGAGGGGGCGTCGCTCGAGCGCAACGACGCCGTGGTCCGGCGCATGGAAGAGACCATCGCCGCCGACCCGGCCGTGGCCGACGTCCTGTCCCTGGGCGGCTACAACCTCCTGACCAGCACCTACAGCTCCTACGCCAGCGCGCTCTTCGTCATCCTGAAACCCTGGGAGGAGCGGGCCACGCCCGAACTGTCCCTGGACGCGGCCATGAACCGGGCCCGGCAGTTTTTTGCCGGCATCCAGGAAGCCATGGTCATGGCCTTCAACCCCTCGCCCATTCCCGGCCTCGGCACCACCGGCGGCTTCCAGTTCGAACTCCAGGACCGGGCCGGCGGCCAGGTCGGCGACCTGGCCCGGGTGGCCTACGAATTCCTGGACGAGGCCCGCAAGGAGCCGGCCGTCACCGGCCTTTTCACGGACTTCAGCGTGGACGTGCCCCAGCTTTTTTATAACCTCGACCGCGACAAGGTCCAGACGCTCGGCATCCCGCCAAGCGACGTATTCGAGGCGCTCCAGACCTATCTGGGCGGTCTCTACGTCAACGATTTCAATAAGTTCGGCCGCACCTACCGGGTCATGCTCCAGGCCGAGCCGCGCTTTCGCCGCAGCCCGTCGGACATCGAACGTTTCTACGTCCGAAGCGCCACGCGGGAGATGGTTCCCTTGAGCACGCTCGGCCAGACCACCGATATCCGGGGCCCCGAATACATCCGCCGTTTCAACCTCTTTCGCACCGTGGAAATCTCCGGCGGCACGCCCCCGGGCTTCTCCTCGGGCCAGTCGCTGGCCGCCATGGCCGGCCTGGCCAGGAGCAAGCTGCCGCTGGGCTACGGCTACGACTGGACCGGCATCGCCTTCCAGGAGGTGAAGGCCGGCAGCCAGTCGGTCTTCATCTTCGGCCTGGCCCTGGTCATGGTCTTTCTCGTCCTGGCCGCCCAGTACGAATCCTGGGCCGTGCCCTTTGCCGTCATCCTGGCCGTGCCCCTGGCCGTGTTCGGCGCCATGGCCGCCCAGATGTGGCGCGGGCTGGACAACAACGTCTACGCCCAGATCGGACTGGTCATGCTGATCGGCCTGGCGGCCAAAAACGCCATCCTCATCGTCGAATTCGCCAAGATGCGCCGCGAAAAGGGCGACACCCCGGCCGAGGCCGCCGTCGCCGCCTCGGTGCTGCGCTTCCGGCCCATCCTCATGACCTCCTTCGCCTTCATCCTCGGCGTGGTGCCCATGCTGGTCGCCACCGGCGCCGGCGCGGCCAGCCGGCATGCGCTCGGCACCGCCGTCTTCGGCGGCATGCTGGCCGCCACCATCCTCGGCGTCTACTTCGTTCCGGCGCTCTATTGCTTCATTCAGCGCACCGTGGACCGGCTGCGCGGCGGCGGGGTGGAGTAG
- a CDS encoding catalase: MSEKKTLTTGFGAPIGDDQNTATAGPRGPALLQDVHLLEKMSHFDRERIPERVVHAKGAGAYGYFEVTADVTRYTKAALFAQVGKRTDMFARFSTVGGERGSADTARDPRGFALKFYTEDGNYDLVGNNTPVFFLRDPLKFPDFIHTQKRNPRTNLKDANMFWDFLSLTPESLHQVTILFSDRGTPDGFRHMHGFGSHTYKWYNAAGEYFWVKYHFKTDQGIKNLTRQQAGELAGAAPDYATEDLFQAIEAGDHPSWTLEVQIMTPEQARDYRFDIFDVTKVWPHGDVPPMKIGKMVLNRNPVNYFAEVEQAAFNPSNFVPGIAPSPDKMLQGRLFSYHDTHLHRLGPNYQLIPVNAPQKATVANYQRDGFMRTDDGGGAGPNYWPNSFGGPAPEPEALEPHLPLEGEAGRFASTHPNDDFSQPGELYRKALNDMDREHLVGNIVDHLKDALPRIQKRQCALFHKADAQWGERVAAGLGLDLAEVRKLAHMTKEERAAATAQ; encoded by the coding sequence ATGTCTGAAAAAAAGACGCTGACCACGGGTTTTGGAGCACCGATCGGGGATGACCAGAATACGGCCACCGCCGGGCCGCGCGGCCCGGCCCTCCTGCAGGACGTGCACCTGCTCGAAAAGATGTCCCACTTCGACCGGGAGCGGATTCCGGAGCGGGTGGTCCACGCCAAGGGCGCCGGCGCCTACGGCTATTTCGAGGTCACGGCCGACGTGACCCGCTACACCAAGGCCGCCCTGTTCGCCCAGGTCGGCAAGCGGACCGACATGTTCGCCCGCTTCTCCACCGTCGGCGGCGAGCGCGGCTCGGCCGACACGGCCCGGGATCCGCGCGGTTTTGCCCTCAAGTTCTACACCGAGGACGGCAACTACGACCTGGTCGGCAACAACACGCCGGTCTTTTTCCTCCGCGACCCGCTCAAATTTCCGGACTTCATCCACACCCAGAAGCGCAATCCCCGGACCAACCTCAAAGATGCCAACATGTTCTGGGATTTCCTGTCCCTGACCCCGGAGTCCCTGCACCAGGTGACCATTCTTTTCTCCGACCGGGGCACCCCGGACGGTTTCCGCCACATGCACGGCTTCGGCAGCCACACGTATAAGTGGTACAACGCGGCCGGCGAATATTTCTGGGTGAAATACCACTTCAAGACCGACCAGGGGATAAAAAACCTGACCCGCCAGCAGGCCGGGGAACTGGCCGGCGCGGCCCCGGACTACGCCACGGAGGATCTTTTCCAGGCCATCGAGGCCGGCGACCATCCGTCCTGGACCCTCGAAGTCCAGATCATGACGCCCGAGCAGGCCAGGGACTACCGGTTTGACATCTTCGACGTGACCAAGGTCTGGCCCCACGGCGACGTGCCGCCGATGAAAATCGGCAAGATGGTCCTCAACCGCAACCCGGTCAATTACTTCGCCGAAGTGGAGCAGGCGGCCTTCAATCCCAGCAACTTCGTGCCCGGCATCGCGCCCTCGCCCGACAAGATGCTCCAGGGCCGGCTTTTTTCCTACCACGACACCCACCTGCACCGGCTCGGCCCCAACTACCAGCTCATCCCGGTCAACGCGCCGCAAAAGGCGACGGTCGCCAACTACCAGCGCGACGGCTTCATGCGCACCGACGACGGCGGCGGCGCCGGTCCCAACTACTGGCCCAACAGCTTCGGCGGCCCGGCCCCCGAGCCCGAGGCCCTGGAGCCGCATCTGCCCCTCGAGGGCGAGGCCGGCCGCTTCGCCTCCACCCACCCCAACGACGACTTCAGCCAGCCGGGCGAACTCTACCGCAAGGCCCTAAACGACATGGACCGGGAGCATCTGGTCGGCAACATCGTGGACCACCTCAAAGACGCCCTCCCGCGCATCCAGAAGCGCCAGTGCGCCCTTTTCCACAAGGCCGACGCCCAGTGGGGCGAACGCGTGGCCGCCGGACTCGGCCTAGACCTGGCCGAGGTCAGGAAGCTCGCCCACATGACCAAGGAAGAGCGCGCCGCGGCCACGGCCCAGTAG
- a CDS encoding efflux RND transporter periplasmic adaptor subunit, protein MPLLRRCALAEAGFAFLPVLLMLLLLGGCGSGDKDKEKAAAKAPEAPAVMVQAAPPAVADVMVTAEFVGRVAAKENVEIRARVEGYLRERLFTEGSMVKKGDLLFVIEARQYQENLQKAKAELARQQALLAKAQVDLTRFETLYKQRAVSRDEYDTRLTSQKELSANFDSARSAVETAERDLGYTRITAPIAGRIGKSLATIGNLVGKGDNTLLAEISSTDPMYVDFSISERDYLALAKAMAEKGGQEREYPLTLVLADDSVYPHTGEADMAERAVDAKTGTLGVRGVFPNPAGFLKPGQFAKVRAVLDKRQGALLVPQRAVIDVQGSKSVYVVGQGDRIEARTVALGGVKDASFIIDSGLSPTDQVVVEGVSKVRPGTLVKVVPAPGAAPAAPAAAPASEAAKP, encoded by the coding sequence ATGCCCTTGCTGCGTCGTTGTGCCCTGGCCGAGGCCGGATTCGCCTTTTTGCCCGTGCTGTTGATGCTCTTGTTGCTTGGGGGCTGCGGTTCGGGAGACAAGGACAAGGAGAAAGCGGCGGCCAAGGCTCCGGAAGCCCCGGCCGTCATGGTCCAGGCCGCCCCGCCCGCCGTGGCCGACGTGATGGTCACGGCCGAGTTTGTCGGCCGGGTGGCGGCCAAGGAGAACGTGGAGATCCGGGCCCGGGTCGAGGGCTACCTCCGGGAGCGGCTTTTCACCGAAGGCTCCATGGTGAAAAAGGGCGACCTGCTCTTTGTCATCGAGGCGCGCCAGTATCAGGAGAATCTGCAAAAGGCCAAGGCAGAGCTGGCCCGGCAGCAGGCCCTGCTTGCCAAGGCGCAGGTCGACCTGACGCGCTTCGAGACCCTTTACAAGCAGCGGGCCGTCAGCCGCGACGAATACGACACCAGGCTGACCAGCCAAAAAGAGCTGTCCGCCAATTTCGACAGCGCCAGATCGGCCGTGGAAACCGCCGAGCGCGACCTCGGCTACACCCGCATCACCGCCCCCATCGCCGGCCGCATCGGCAAGTCCCTGGCCACCATCGGCAATCTGGTCGGCAAGGGCGACAACACGCTTTTGGCCGAAATCTCTTCCACCGATCCCATGTACGTGGACTTTTCCATCAGCGAGCGGGACTACTTGGCCCTGGCCAAGGCCATGGCCGAAAAAGGCGGCCAGGAGCGGGAATATCCCCTGACCCTGGTTCTGGCCGACGACTCGGTCTATCCCCATACCGGCGAGGCCGACATGGCCGAGCGGGCCGTGGACGCCAAGACCGGCACGCTCGGCGTCCGGGGCGTCTTTCCCAACCCCGCCGGATTTCTGAAACCCGGCCAGTTCGCCAAGGTCCGGGCCGTGCTGGACAAGCGGCAGGGCGCCCTGCTCGTGCCCCAGCGGGCCGTCATCGACGTCCAGGGCAGCAAGTCCGTGTACGTGGTCGGCCAAGGCGACCGGATCGAGGCCAGGACCGTGGCCCTTGGCGGGGTCAAGGACGCCTCGTTCATCATCGACTCGGGCCTCTCGCCGACCGATCAGGTGGTGGTCGAAGGCGTGTCCAAGGTCCGGCCCGGCACCCTGGTCAAGGTCGTGCCGGCCCCCGGCGCCGCCCCGGCCGCCCCCGCCGCCGCGCCCGCTTCGGAAGCGGCCAAACCCTAG
- a CDS encoding DUF47 domain-containing protein, which translates to MPHSTGLARSSGRQDAKEPAMLPHSLRFLGPRRQDYLPGLLDHFRPIAQGMALLEEALKYSLARRPESGFKVLAGEIDILEAEADKIKRRIRNHLPAALIMVVDKTLFLSYTSQQDNILDAVQEAVTWLDLADFEVAPPLALAVTRTVGEAARTVDLLRPALAGSIDLILRARGDRGEVKDRIDEIRRQHAKVVKAKRGLIAAAYGSGMDFARVYQVIRFVEYVYRASHSVEGCADILRAMLAR; encoded by the coding sequence TTGCCCCATTCCACGGGGCTGGCCCGGTCGTCGGGCCGCCAGGACGCCAAGGAGCCCGCCATGCTGCCCCATTCGCTTCGCTTTCTCGGCCCGCGCCGCCAGGATTACCTGCCGGGCCTGCTCGACCACTTCCGGCCCATCGCCCAGGGCATGGCCCTTCTCGAGGAAGCCCTCAAATATTCCCTGGCCCGCCGGCCGGAATCGGGGTTCAAGGTCCTGGCCGGCGAAATCGACATCCTCGAGGCCGAGGCCGACAAGATCAAGCGCCGCATCCGCAACCACCTGCCCGCCGCCCTCATCATGGTGGTGGATAAGACGCTTTTTCTGTCGTACACCAGCCAGCAGGACAATATCCTCGACGCCGTGCAGGAGGCCGTGACCTGGCTCGACCTGGCCGACTTCGAGGTGGCGCCGCCCCTGGCCCTGGCCGTGACCAGGACCGTGGGCGAGGCCGCCCGCACCGTGGACCTCCTGCGGCCGGCCCTGGCCGGGTCCATCGACCTGATCCTGCGCGCCCGGGGCGATCGCGGCGAGGTCAAGGACCGCATCGACGAGATCCGGCGGCAGCACGCCAAGGTGGTCAAGGCCAAGCGCGGCCTCATTGCCGCCGCCTACGGCTCGGGCATGGACTTCGCCCGGGTCTACCAGGTCATCCGGTTCGTGGAATACGTCTACCGGGCCAGCCACAGCGTCGAGGGCTGCGCCGACATCCTGCGGGCCATGCTGGCCCGCTGA